A single Lacerta agilis isolate rLacAgi1 chromosome 10, rLacAgi1.pri, whole genome shotgun sequence DNA region contains:
- the FEZF1 gene encoding fez family zinc finger protein 1: protein MNNSGQPPPQQQHPPTAAKSLTAPRANMLSASKPLAFSIERIMARTAPEPKALPLLPHFLQGGGPKSAEQHVKPQQQQAEAALSLASSIPCMIPFVPLAYEPLGKAGSESRKPPMDPPLPPSPSSSSSGAPLSCPLSLKPPSGDLQPLQQHYKLVRPRVVNHSSFHALGALGYFSRAAEPPQPPPPPSGLSLHPVASYFLGSPLHASSPAALHAPTAPKAYLAERNKLHVLPPGHDKYPTPAFKDLAHAQLHSAAAAAAAAAAAAAAHLLATDKLPFKNVGADFSRGSPSAKPKVFTCEVCGKVFNAHYNLTRHMPVHTGARPFVCKVCGKGFRQASTLCRHKIIHTQEKPHKCNQCGKAFNRSSTLNTHTRIHAGYKPFVCEFCGKGFHQKGNYKNHKLTHSGEKQFKCNICNKAFHQVYNLTFHMHTHNDTKPFTCPTCGKGFCRNFDLKKHVRKLHDTNGSSGGSSLAPSRSAVEPELQPPQPQPPQSMLLHRP from the exons ATGAACAATAGCGGCCAGCCGccgccacagcagcagcaccccccgaCGGCAGCCAAGAGCCTGACTGCTCCTCGAGCCAACATGTTGAGTGCCTCCAAGCCTTTGGCATTCTCCATCGAGCGCATCATGGCCCGGACGGCCCCGGAGCCAAAAGCCCTGCCGCTGCTGCCCCACTTCTTGCAAGGAGGGGGCCCCAAAAGCGCCGAGCAGCACGTCAAGCCGCAGCAGCAACAGGCGGAGGCGGCGCTCAGCCTGGCATCTTCCATCCCTTGCATGATCCCTTTCGTGCCGCTGGCCTACGAGCCCTTAGGCAAGGCGGGCTCGGAGTCCAGGAAGCCCCCGATGGACCCGCCGCTGCcgccctccccctcttcttcctcgtCGGGGGCACCTTTGAGCTGCCCGCTGAGCCTCAAGCCGCCGTCGGGGGACCTGCAGCCGCTGCAGCAGCACTACAAGCTCGTCCGGCCGCGCGTGGTCAACCATTCCTCCTTCCACGCCCTGGGCGCCCTGGGCTACTTCAGCCGCGCGGCCGAGCCGCCgcaaccgccgccgccgccgtcgggCCTCAGCCTCCACCCGGTGGCATCCTACTTCCTAGGCTCGCCGCTGCACGCCTCCTCTCCCGCCGCCTTGCACGCCCCGACGGCGCCCAAGGCCTACCTGGCGGAGAGGAACAAGCTGCACGTGTTGCCGCCCGGCCACGACAAATACCCGACGCCGGCCTTCAAGGATTTGGCGCACGCCCAGCTGCACAGCGCGGCCGCTGCAGCCGCAGCCGCAGCAGCCGCAGCCGCCGCGCACCTTCTGGCCACCGACAAGCTGCCCTTCAAGAACGTCGGGGCGGACTTCAGCCGGGGCTCACCCAGCGCCAAGCCCAAAGTCTTCACCTGCGAGGTCTGCGGCAAG GTCTTCAACGCGCACTACAACCTCACGCGCCACATGCCGGTGCACACAGGAGCCCGGCCCTTTGTCTGCAAGGTCTGCGGCAAAGGCTTCCGCCAGGCCAGCACGCTCTGTCGCCACAAGATCATTCACACCCAG gagaAGCCTCATAAATGCAACCAGTGCGGGAAAGCGTTTAACCGGAGCTCCACGCTGAACACGCATACGCGGATCCACGCGGGCTACAAACCTTTCGTCTGCGAGTTTTGCGGGAAAGGGTTTCACCAAAAAG gaaACTACAAGAACCACAAACTGACGCACAGCGGCGAGAAGCAGTTTAAGTGCAATATCTGCAACAAAGCCTTCCACCAGGTGTACAACTTGACTTTCCACATGCACACCCACAACGACACCAAGCCCTTCACCTGCCCCACCTGCGGCAAAGGCTTCTGCAGGAACTTTGACCTCAAGAAGCACGTCCGCAAACTGCACGACACCAACGGCAGCAGCGGCGGCTCGAGCTTGGCTCCCTCGCGAAGCGCCGTCGAGCCAGAACTGCAGCCGCCGCAGCCGCAGCCGCCGCAGTCAATGCTGCTTCACCGCCCGTGA